GGCTCGCCCGAGACGGTGGCGCGCAAGATCGCGGCGACGGTGCGGACGCTCGGGCTCGACCGCTTCGACCTGAAGTACGACCAGGGTCGGGTCCGGCACGGCGACCTGCTGCGCTCGATCGAGCTCTACGGCTCGCAGGTCGTCCCGCTGGTCCGGGACATGCTCGCCTGAACCTCAGTCGTCGACGCCGGCGAGGACGTCGGCGACGACGTCGCTGGTCAGCGCGATCAGCGCCTCGACCGGCTCGGCGTAGTCGTCCAGGGCCCAGCGGATCGCGCTGCCGGCCAGCAGCGCCCAGACGGCGGCCGCCACGAGACGGGTGTCGTGGCCGCGATAGCGGCGGCCGTCGAGTGCGGTGGCGACGAGGGCGGTCCAGCTCGCGGTGGCGCCGCGGATCGCGTCGCGGGCGCTGCCCGCGAGCGGAAGGAGCTCGCTGAGGATGACGTTGGCGGTCGGCCTGTCGGTGTCGATGACGTGGAAGTACGCCGCGATGCCGGCCGCGGCGCGGTGTCGCACGTCGTCGCCCGCCACGAGGATCGCCTCGGCGACCTGCCCCTGCACGCGCGCGGTCGCGTCGAGGTAGACCGCCGTCAGCAGCTCCTCCGCCGAGCCGAAGCTCTCGTAGAAGTACCTCTTGGTCAGCCCGGCCTCGGCGCACACGGCGTCGATCGAGGTGGCGGCGAAGCCGCGGGTGCCGTAGAGGGCCAGCCCCGCCTCCAGCAGCCGGGAGCGCCGCTCGCTGGTGCGCTGGGCCGGCGAGGCGCCGCCGTAGGTCCGCCCGGTCCTCTCAGCGGAGCTCATGCCGCGGATCCTTTCACGCCTGCGTGCGGGGGATCGCCTTGCTGATCGCCCAGTTCACGGCCGCGAGGCGGACCACCGCCTCGGGCGAGGCGGACTTGCCGGTGTTGAGGAACGCCACCGAGAGCTCGCGCGCCGGATCCGCCCAGCAGGTGATGTTCATGAAGCCGAGGTGGCCGAACGCCTCCGGGGTGTTCCAGCCGTAGAGCGACGCGGTCGGCTCGCCGAGCATGAAGCCGGCCGAGAAGCGGATCGGGACCGGCAGCATGCCGTCCATGACCAGTGGGCCCGCCGGGCGCACGGCCTCGGCGTACGTCCCGGGGGAGAGGACGCGCGTGCCGGCGAGCTCGCCGCCCCGCATGAGCATCTCGAAGACGGTGGCGGCGTCGTGGGCGCTGGCCCAGATGCCGGCCGAGGGGAGGACGGACGACATCGCGCCCGGCGAGTTCAGGCCGTCCGGCACCTTGTGCGGCTCGACGCCGAGGACGCGGGTGATGACCGTCGTCAGCGGCGGTACGACGGTCGGTCCGGTCCAGTAGCTCAGGGCCACCGCGTCCCGGCGGTCCTCAGGGACGCCGTAGGTCATGGTGGGCAGGTCGAGCGGGCCGGCGAGGTACTCCTCGAGCAGCCCGGGGAAGCTGCGACCGGTGCGTCGCACGATCGCGTCGAGCAGGTAACCGCCGGTGACGGCGTGGTAGGCCTGCCGAGGCGACCGGGCGAGCCGGGCGTCGCACAGGGCCGCGACGACCCGGTCGATGTCGAGCAGCTCGTCGGTCTCCGGCTTCCGCAAGGGCAGGCGGGCGAGCCGCGCGCGGTGCGTGAGGAGGTCGCGGACGGTGACGGCTTCCTTGCCGTGCACCGCGAACTCGGGGAGGTGCGACGCGACGGTGTCGTCCAGCGCGAGGCCGCCCTCCTCGACCAGGCGGTGCACCAGCACGGCGCTGATCGCCTTGGAGCAGGAGTAGAGGCAGACCGGTGTGTCGGTGGTGATCAGGTCGTCGGCGCCGAGGCGGCGGTGACCGATGGCCCGGTCGACCACGACCTCGCCGCGGTGCTTGACGACCAGGCTCATGCCGGGCTGCAGGCCCGTCCGGTAGAAGGCCCGGACCGCCTTCCAGATCCGCTCGACGTCATCGGTGCGCAGGCCGACGGTCGTGGGGTCGACCTCGTCGCCGACGGTGGTCAGCGGCGAGAGCCGGCGGGGGACGGCGACCCTGGTGCCGAAGGGCCTGGTCAGCTGCGTCAGTGCTGCGTGCACGGTGCTCCCGGGTTCGTGAGGCGCCGTGTCCCGGGAGGCGCGCTCTATCTGACACGCGACAGTATCAAATGGATCCGCGGCGGTCAGCCCATCTGGTCGGGCGTGAGGCCACCGCGGGTCGCGAGGACGTACTCGGCCACCATGTCGCCGAGGAGTGCACCCATGCCGATGTCGGCGGGGGAGAGCGTGCGCGTGTAGAGACGGGACCAGGCGACCTGGCGCTCGAGGTCGACGTACGTGGCGGAGTCGCCGGTGTCGAGGGCGGCCAGGACGCCGCGGGCGGCGGCCGCCGCAGCCTCCTCCCGGGCCGGGAACGGGAACGGCGGGACGTGCGGGCCGTCCGCTGCGGCCTCCCCGGTCGTGCGGCCGGTCGTCGGGGTGGGCGTCGGGGTCGGCACGGTGGTGGACTGGGTGCGCAGCTGGTCCCGGAGCGTGTCGGAGAGCTGGGTCGCCAGGCTGATCGCCGTCGCGGTCGCATCCTTCAGGTCGGCCGGGTGGACGGTGCCGGCGTGCTTGTCGGCGGCGAGCATCCACACGTCGTAGGTCCCGTGGTTGTGGAGCCAGGCCGCGGCGACGTTGCCCGCGTGGCTCGTGGCGGTGGCGGCGGGCTGTGCTGCGTCGGCGTCGGGGGTGACCGGGAACGCGCTGGCGGCCCAGGTCATGAACTTGTCGTCGTGGGGCTTCGCGGTCCGCGACTGCTGCCAGAACCTGGCCATCAGCGCGTGTGCGCGCGCCGCCTCGGGGTCGATCAGGTGCCCGGCCCGGGCGACCGTCGTCGCGGGGTAGAGCGGCGGCTGCGGGTGGTCCGCCATGCGCTGCTCGAGGGTGCGACCTCCCCACCACCCGACCAGCCGGGTCTCGCCGGCCGCGGCGAAGCCGAGGAAGGCGACGATCAGCACGACGAGGATGAGGTCCTGGCGGCCCCGCTTCATGGTGTTTCCTTTCGGGCGACGCGCCTGCGGCGCCGCGCTCCGCGCGAAGGTAGGCGGCGGATCGTGAACGCTTCGTGAACCGTGTGCGGGCAGACTGGGTGGCATGGAGCCCGAGGCCCCCATCCCGCACGAGCCCCGCCGGTTCTTCGACGGCGGTGTGGCTCCGTCGCACGACCAGCCGGAGGTCCCGCCCGATGACCTGGCCGATCCCCGGATCGTCCTGGAGCGGCGGCTGGACCCAGCAGGGCGGGAGCGCCTCCTGATGCTGCGCAGGATCGGGTACCTCGACCGGCGGTTCGGTCCGCTCCTCGTGCCGGCGCGGGCCGACTTCCTCACCGACCTCGCCTCGGTCCCGGCGCTGTTCACCTGGTTGGTCCCGAAGACCGGGGCCCACCTGCCCGCAGCGCTGCTCCACGACGGGCTGTGCCACCAGGGCGCCTTCGTGTCGCCCGACGGGCGCCGGGTCGCACTGACGCGGGTCGACGCGGACCGGATCTTCCGCGACGCGATGGCAGACGCCGGCACGCCGCTGGTACGCCGCTGGCTCGTCTGGGCGGCGGTCACCACGAACACGCTCTGGCGGGGGCGCGACAACCGCTGGTCGGCGGCGCGGCAGTGGCGCTACCGGCTCGCCGTCGTCGGCACCCTGGGCCTCGTGGCCGTCCTCGGCGTCCTCGCCACGCTCGACCTCGCCGACGTGCTCGAGGTGGTGCCGTGGATGGGACACGGCTCGTTCCTCGCGGAGCTCGCGCGCGGCGGGGCGATGGCCGTGGTCCTGCCGGCGCTGCTCGGGCTGCTGTGGGGACGCTTCCGTGTCGCGGGCTGGATCATGTGCATCGGGCTGGCGCTGCTGCTGCACGTGACCATCGCGCTCGCGTTCCTCACCGGGCTCTACTGGGCGGCGGAGGCGGCCGCGGCGCTGCTCACCCGCCGACGTACGTCAGGGAGCAGCGCAGGTCAGCGCAGCGAGTAGGTCGCGACCGAGACCGCGATGTACTGGCAGATGAACGCGAGCACCGTGAAGAGGTGGAAGACCTCGTGGAAGCCGAACCAGGTGGGGGAGGGGTTCGGTCGCTTCGTCGCGTAGACCACGGCGCCGATCGTGTAGAGCACGCCGCCCACCGCGATGAGGGTGAAGGTCGTGACGTTGACCCACGTGGGGAAGTGGTGCGCCCCGGCGTGGAACTGCGGGATGAAGAAGACGGCGATCCAGCCCATGACGACGTAGAGCATCGCCACCCAGCGGGGCGCTCCCGGCCATCCGATCTTGAAGATCATGCCGGCCAGGGCACAGCCCCAGACGATGCCGATCAGCGTCCACCGTGCGGCGCCGTGCAGGTAGAGGAAGGCGATCGGCGTGTAGGTGCCGGCGATGAAGACGTAGATGTTGGCGTGGTCGAAGCGGCGCCAGAAGGCCCACATCCTCGGCGCCCAGGTGCCCCGGTGGTAGATGCCCGAGACGCCGAAGAGCAGCAGGGCGCTGGCGGCGTAGACGGAGGAGCCGACGGCCGTGATCGCGGACGGCGACAGCGCGATCAGGACAGCGAAGGCTGCGGTCATCAGCGGGATGCTGCCGGCGTGCAGCCAGCCGCGCATGTGCGGCTTGACCTCGGCCATCTTGTCGGCGATCTTCGCGGTGGCCTTGTCGCGGGCCTCGGCCGCCCTGTCACGCGCCGCGCCGGCGGCGTCGACCGCGCGGTCGACCACGGCCTCGGCGCGCTCCTTGGCGCGGTCCCGGCGGCTGGCGGGGGTGCCGTCGTGCTCTGCACGCCTCGTCTCGTTCACGGCAGCCACGGTACCGGCGCCGGTAGGCTGCGTGGCGTGGCAGGTACGCGGAGTGAACGGGTCGTGCGGGCGCGGCAGCGCGTCAAGCGCATGCTCTACCCGGCGTACGAGGCGCGCATGGTGCGCTTCCTGCCCGAGGAGGGCCTCCCCAAGCACGTCGGCGTGATGCTCGACGGCAACCGGCGCTGGGCCAAGGCCGTCGGTCGGGACACGGCCCACGGTCACCGTGCCGGAGCCGCCAACATCGAGCCGCTGCTGGAGTGGTGCGAGGAGTTCGGCATCGAGGTGGTCACGCTGTGGCTGCTCTCGACCGACAACCTCAACCGTCCGGAGAAGGAGCTCGTCCCCCTCCTCGGCATCATCGAGGAGGCAGTCGCCTCCCTCGCCGACCAGCGCCGCTGGCGGATCCACCCGGTGGGTGCGCTCGACCTGCTTCCCGCGCGCACGGCGCAGCGGCTCAAGGAGGCCGAGGAGGCCACCCGGGACGTCGACGGCATGCTGGTCAACGTCGCGGTCGGCTACGGCGGCCGCCAGGAGATCGCCGACGCGGTGAAGTCCCTCCTCGTCGAGGCCTCGGCCCAGGGCCTCTCGATCGACGAGGTCGCGCAGACGCTCGACGTCGAGCACATCGCCGAGCACCTCTACACCAAGGGCCAGCCTGACCCGGACCTCGTCATCCGCACCTCGGGGGAGCAGCGGCTCGGCGGGTTCCTGCTGTGGCAGAGCGCCAAGAGCGAGTTCTACTTCTGCGAGGCGCTGTGGCCGGAGTTCCGCCGCGTCGACTTCATCCGGGCCCTCCGGGCGTACGCCGCACGCGAGCGCCGCTTCGGCTCCTGA
The sequence above is a segment of the Nocardioides jiangxiensis genome. Coding sequences within it:
- a CDS encoding TetR/AcrR family transcriptional regulator, with amino-acid sequence MSSAERTGRTYGGASPAQRTSERRSRLLEAGLALYGTRGFAATSIDAVCAEAGLTKRYFYESFGSAEELLTAVYLDATARVQGQVAEAILVAGDDVRHRAAAGIAAYFHVIDTDRPTANVILSELLPLAGSARDAIRGATASWTALVATALDGRRYRGHDTRLVAAAVWALLAGSAIRWALDDYAEPVEALIALTSDVVADVLAGVDD
- a CDS encoding serine hydrolase domain-containing protein — its product is MHAALTQLTRPFGTRVAVPRRLSPLTTVGDEVDPTTVGLRTDDVERIWKAVRAFYRTGLQPGMSLVVKHRGEVVVDRAIGHRRLGADDLITTDTPVCLYSCSKAISAVLVHRLVEEGGLALDDTVASHLPEFAVHGKEAVTVRDLLTHRARLARLPLRKPETDELLDIDRVVAALCDARLARSPRQAYHAVTGGYLLDAIVRRTGRSFPGLLEEYLAGPLDLPTMTYGVPEDRRDAVALSYWTGPTVVPPLTTVITRVLGVEPHKVPDGLNSPGAMSSVLPSAGIWASAHDAATVFEMLMRGGELAGTRVLSPGTYAEAVRPAGPLVMDGMLPVPIRFSAGFMLGEPTASLYGWNTPEAFGHLGFMNITCWADPARELSVAFLNTGKSASPEAVVRLAAVNWAISKAIPRTQA
- a CDS encoding DUF1353 domain-containing protein, whose translation is MEPEAPIPHEPRRFFDGGVAPSHDQPEVPPDDLADPRIVLERRLDPAGRERLLMLRRIGYLDRRFGPLLVPARADFLTDLASVPALFTWLVPKTGAHLPAALLHDGLCHQGAFVSPDGRRVALTRVDADRIFRDAMADAGTPLVRRWLVWAAVTTNTLWRGRDNRWSAARQWRYRLAVVGTLGLVAVLGVLATLDLADVLEVVPWMGHGSFLAELARGGAMAVVLPALLGLLWGRFRVAGWIMCIGLALLLHVTIALAFLTGLYWAAEAAAALLTRRRTSGSSAGQRSE
- the trhA gene encoding PAQR family membrane homeostasis protein TrhA; translation: MNETRRAEHDGTPASRRDRAKERAEAVVDRAVDAAGAARDRAAEARDKATAKIADKMAEVKPHMRGWLHAGSIPLMTAAFAVLIALSPSAITAVGSSVYAASALLLFGVSGIYHRGTWAPRMWAFWRRFDHANIYVFIAGTYTPIAFLYLHGAARWTLIGIVWGCALAGMIFKIGWPGAPRWVAMLYVVMGWIAVFFIPQFHAGAHHFPTWVNVTTFTLIAVGGVLYTIGAVVYATKRPNPSPTWFGFHEVFHLFTVLAFICQYIAVSVATYSLR
- a CDS encoding isoprenyl transferase: MAGTRSERVVRARQRVKRMLYPAYEARMVRFLPEEGLPKHVGVMLDGNRRWAKAVGRDTAHGHRAGAANIEPLLEWCEEFGIEVVTLWLLSTDNLNRPEKELVPLLGIIEEAVASLADQRRWRIHPVGALDLLPARTAQRLKEAEEATRDVDGMLVNVAVGYGGRQEIADAVKSLLVEASAQGLSIDEVAQTLDVEHIAEHLYTKGQPDPDLVIRTSGEQRLGGFLLWQSAKSEFYFCEALWPEFRRVDFIRALRAYAARERRFGS